From the genome of Gracilinanus agilis isolate LMUSP501 chromosome 2, AgileGrace, whole genome shotgun sequence, one region includes:
- the VAMP8 gene encoding vesicle-associated membrane protein 8, whose product MEEASGGGGSDRVRSLQNEVEGVKNIMTQNVERILARGENLDHLRNKTEDLEATSEHFKTTSQKVARKFWWKNVKMIILICVIVGVILLLIILFATGTI is encoded by the exons ATG GAGGAAGCCAGCGGCGGAGGCGGGAGCGATCGGGTGAGGAGCCTCCAGAATGAGGTGGAAGGAGTCAAAAACATCATGACCCAGAACGTGGAGCGAATCCTGGCTCGGGGAGAGAACCTGGACCATCTTCGGAACAAGACAGAAGATCTAGAGGCCACg TCGGAACACTTCAAGACCACGTCCCAGAAGGTGGCTCGGAAATTCTGGTGGAAAAATGTGAAGATGATCATTCTCATCTGCGTGATTGTGGGCGTCATCCTGCTCCTGATCATCCTCTTTGCCACTGGCACCATCTAG